The Nodosilinea sp. FACHB-141 nucleotide sequence CTTGGAGCAGTCTGGGTAGGGCCACCCTGACCACCGCCCGACTGACTGAGTTGAAGCTGGTAGCGGCCCGCCTCTCCCTGACCGTAGCTGTTGGCGAGAATAATGTAAGACCCGGTGTAGGGCAGCTGCACTGAGATCCGGGCGCTGAGATCGCCACCGCTGTCATCGTCTTGAACGGAAAAATCGTCGCGATCGGAGGCCAGCAAAATCAGGTAGGGGTCAACCTCCTGGCTGTTCATGGCGATAGTGACGGTTTGCCCCGCCTGCCCCTCAAACCGGTAGGGGTTGTAGAAGCTGCCGTCGGGCAGCACATTGCTGGTGTCGTTGAGCTGACCTTGCACCGTCGCGCCCAGGGCGATAGGGGCAGGTTCGCGGCTAGTGCGATCGGCGGGAGCTGAGGCCGTGGCCGTGCCCGATCGCACCGAGGCCAAAAACGTCTGCACCGCGTCGGTGGGGATGGCAAAGCCAATGCCCACGCTGCCGCCGTTGTCGCCAGTGGTAAAGATAGAGGTGTTGACGCCGATCACCTGCCCGGCGCTGTTGAGCAACGGGCCGCCTGAGTTACCAGGGTTGATGGCGGCATCGGTTTGAATCACGTTGCGATCGCGGTCAATGCGGCTGACAATGCCCACGGTGAGGGTGCCCTGCAAGCCAAAGGGGCTGCCGATAGCAAAGGCGCTCTGCCCCACCCGCACTGAGTTGGGGGGCGCTAGGGTTACCGTCGGCAGGTTTGTAGGGTTGCCCCGCAGACGCACTGCCGCTAGGTCTAGCCGGTCTTGGCCGTAGCCCACTACATCGCCTTGGAAGCTGCGGCCGTCAGACAAGCGCACCGTCACCACACGCTCAGTACCAACCACGTGGGCGTTGGTAAGAATTAGTCCACTGGCGTCGACAATGCTGCCGCTGCCGCCGCCGTCGCGGGTATCAATGGCCACCACAGCCGGGCTGACCTGATCGTATACCCGAATGGTGGTGGCTTCATCGACAGGTGACTGAGCCAGCGCTGGGGTAGCCCCTAACGGGGTCAAGCGGACAGGGGCGATCGCCGTGATCCCCGCCAGTAGTGCCCCTAGGGCTAACGAACCCGATGCCAATCGCTTCACTGCTGCCTGTGCCATATAGTCCCTAAATATCCTGTAAAAACGCACTACCGAGTCGGCATGAGGTAGTACCTGATACCTACTATTTACCTAGCCTTCCCCTACTTTCAGGATATATCTCTGGGTAGAGGCGCACCTGTCTCCTCAGCCACTTTCGCGGCAGGCACCGTCGCTCCCACTACCTGGTTGCGTCCTTGGGACTTGGCTTGATAGAGGGCGTCGTCAGCAGCCTTCAAGACATCCACAGCTTGCCAGCCGTGGCCAGGAAAGCTGGCTACCCCCAGCGAAGCTGACAGCGGATTGAGGATCAGGCCACTGTAGCTGATCTGGATCAGGCCTAGAGCCTGGCGAATTTCTTCAGCCCTTGCCATCGTGGCCTCGGGGGGTGACTCTGGCAGGATTAGAAGCATCTCTTCGCCCCCGTAGCGGCAGGCCACATCAGAACCGCGCACGCTATCGCGGAGGAGTTGCCCGACGGTTTCTAGGACGCGATCGCCCGCATCATGGCCGTAGGTATCGTTAAACTGCTTGAAATGGTCAATATCGAGCATAATTACGCCAATTGTGTGGCACTGACGCTGGGCTCGCTGTACTTCTCGGGTCAGGGTTTCTTCTAGGTAGCGGCGATTAAACAGTCCGGTCAGTGGGTCACGAATGCTCTGCTGCTGAAGAGTTTCGCGCAGGTGCAGGTTGGCCAGCGCCAGAGCGATCTGCTCAGCCACGGTGCGAGCCAACTGCTGCACTGGCTGAGATAGCTCGGAGGCACTGAGGTAAAACAGCCCTAGGGTTTGGCTCTGGGCTAGCAGCGGAATGCAGAGGGTAGTCAAGGCATGGGTGCTTTCGGCCTGGCCGCACCCCAGACTCAGGCAGTCGTGGTCAATCTGGTGCAGACGCTCCCTGCCCAAGATACAGCAGTCTGGAGGAATAAACTCGGTAGCTGATGCCCGCTGTGCCCCCCAGGTGGCAACCTGCTCAACGCAATAGTCGACGGCATTGGTCAACATGAAAATGCTGCCACTGCTGCCGGGAAACAGGGGTGCCACCAGGACACCTAAGGACTGGTAAGCGTCTTTGGCTGTCAGACAGGCCTGCAAAAAGTCGCTCATTTCACTCAACAGCCGCATTTGCTGGGTGTGCTGGTTGAGTTCGTCAACGCGGGTAGCCAGCTGCTGATTTACCTGCTGTAGGTCATGCTCTGACCGCTTGAGAGGAGTAATGTCGCTAAAGGTTACGGCAAAGCCATCGCCCAGCTGGACGGCCATGTTCTCAAACCAGCTGTGGATGCCGTCATGGTTGTAGTGAAACTGACGCCGCACCGGGTCACCCGACTCGGTAACTTGTACGTAGAGGTCAAACAACCCATCGGTTTTGTTGCCAGGCATTTCATCTAGCAGGCGCTTACCAATTAGGTATGCGGCGTTGCGTTTCGCCATTTTGCAGGCGGCAGGGTTGCTCAGTAACCACTCAAAATCCACAATGATGCCCGATTCATCGCGCACCGCTTTAAAGGCCATGATGCCGTCGAGAGAGCTATTAAGCACGCTGGATAGCTGCATTTTTGAGGTTTGCAGAGCGGCCTGAATAGTCACCATAGCAGTAACATCTAGATGACTGCCTACCACACGAATCACCTGCCCGGCAGTATTCTTTTGGCGAATGGCGCGGGAGAGAATGTGGACTGTAGAGCCATCTTTGTGATGAAACCGCTGGGTAATGGAGAACTGATCGCTGCGGCCACTGGTGTAGTCATCTACGAGCTGACGGACTGCCGCTCGGTCTTCAGCAAAAATTACTGATTCCCAGGCGGCAAAGCTGTTGGCTAGCTCGTGATCGGCGTAGCCCAACATCGCCTTCCACTGGGGCGAAAAGTAAATCTCTCCAGTGACCAGATTCCAATCCCAATAGCCTTCGGCAGAGGCTTGGAGCACTAGATCGAGCTGGTCTTTGGTGTTTTGCAGCTCTGTCTCAGCCTGTATGCGATCGCTGATGTCTCGGGCTGCACCATAAACAAGATGGCCTACAGGCACCGATCGCCACTCGATCCAGCGGTAAGAACCATTGCGGCAGCGATAGCGGTTGACAAAGTTAAGAATCTCCTGCTGCTGGGTCAGCGACGAGAGCGCTGCCAGGGTGGCGTCTATATCCTCGGGGTGCACATAGTCGATGTATCGGGTGCCCTGCATTTCCTGGGCTGAGTAGCCTAGGGTCCTTTGCCACTGGCCACTAAGGCGGTGGAAGTAACCGCTGGTATCGCCAATACAGAGCAGGTCAAGGGAAACTGAGAAGAATCGATCGAGCTCTTCGGCGGTGGTCTGGAGCTTCAGCTCGATCTGCTTGCGATCGCTAACATCGCGCACAATCACTAGGCACTGGTCTGTACCGCAGGGGGCTAAGCGCACTTCTTCGTGGCAAAGCTGGCCATGCTTTTCAAACTGGTGTTCCCAAGTTTGAAGCTCACCGGTGCTCAGCGCGCACTCGATCCGCTGGAGCTGATGATCGAATAACTTGGGGGGCAAGACCTCTGACAGATTGTTTTGCACTGGCAAAAAAGTACCCGCCGCCACATCGGCAGGGGGCAAAAAGCTAAAGCAGGTGCCATCGCGCCCTACGCGCAACAGCAGGTCGGGAATCGCTTCAACAATGGCCCGGTTGGTAGCCTCACTCTCGCGCAGAATGATCGTTAGCTGCTGCTGGTGGATTTCGGCCTGCTTGCGCTCGCTGATGTCTTTGTGGGTGCCGATTACCCGCAGGGGCTTGCCATCGGCATCCCGCTCCATCACCTTGCCGCGATCTAGGATCCACTTATAGCTGCCATCCTTGCAGCGGAGCCGGTACTCCTTTTGGTAGACGGGAGTCTCACCGTCAAAATGCTTTTCCAAGTCTGCATAGCACTGACCTTTGTCAGCAGGGTGCAAGCGGCTATTCCGTTCGTCCATGCTGCTGCCAATTTCATCGTCGGCATAGCCCAGCATTGCCTTCCATTGGTGGGAGAAAAATACTTCATTGGTCTGAGTGTTCCAGTCCCATAGCCCATCGCCAGAGCCTTCGATGGCAAACTGCCAGCGGGCTTCGCTATCTCGCAGGGCCGCTTCGGTTTGTTTTAGCTCGGTGATATCGACCCCAATGCCTCCTACCAAAGTGCTTGTGGCCCCAATCGCCTGCATGGGAAACTTCCGCACCAGGTAGGTGTGGATGGTGCCATCGGGTAGGGGGGCTTGTTCTATCGTTTCTAGAACTGTCTGGTGCTCCAGCACCCACTTGTTGTTTTGGAGGTAGTTTTGGGCCAAAGCGGCAGGAAATAGGGCTTCGACAGACTGGCCCACGGCCTCCTGCTCGGTTAGATCTACCATCGCCAGCCAATCTGGGTTGGCGTAGGTCATCATGCCCTGGGCATCGGTAATCCAGGCTAGAATCGGCGCATAGGTCACAAAATCCTGAAACGGATCAGATATTTGGGGCTGCAAACAATTGGAGATCGGCTGCGATTTGCCGTTGCCGTTATCCTGTGGCAAAACCTGGCATTGGTTGTGGCCTGCCTTCCGCAGAGTTGCTACCTGCCGTTGCAGGTCAGCGTTCTCTGTCTGTAGCTGCTGCACTAAGCGCCTTAGATCATCCACCTCAGCCATGGCGCATCCAGACCTCCACACCCTACTGCCTATAGGTTTGTATTCCCTACTTTGAAAGCCAAGATCGCCTTGACCAGTAAATTTCAGAAAAATCTTTGGCGACAATAACTGTCTCAACTTAGTAGCTAAGCTTCTCAATCGTAGTCTTTAGCAATACTGAAGTCTGTCTACCTCTGATTGGGCAGGGCAACCCTTGTTTACAACTAAGACGCTACATTCGTTGCATTAGAAATATTGAAATCAAACTTTGTATAAGCCTCGCTCCACTCTGCACGGCTATCTACGGCGAGGGTTCGAGCCTAGAATGCCTAAGGTTTTGTGTGGTAGGTTTGCGAGCAAATATTTGGTGAGGTTTTGATGGTTATGAATAGGCTAATAGCTAGCTTTTTGAGCGCAGTGCGCCAATCGTTGGGCAAACGTTTAGGCATCAGTATCTGTCTAGGCATCGCCCTAGTAACTGCTATAACCGTTTTGGGCTCAAGTCGGTTAGCTCCAGTACTCGCCACCGTGGCCGAAGCGCCCCGCCTGGTGCCCGCGATCTTAAACGGCAGCCCAGTCAGTGTGCTGTATGTGACTCGCAGCAGCGACACGGTGCTAGCGCGCTGCTACCCAGGGTTTGAGCCATCCCTGACTC carries:
- a CDS encoding trypsin-like peptidase domain-containing protein; translation: MAQAAVKRLASGSLALGALLAGITAIAPVRLTPLGATPALAQSPVDEATTIRVYDQVSPAVVAIDTRDGGGSGSIVDASGLILTNAHVVGTERVVTVRLSDGRSFQGDVVGYGQDRLDLAAVRLRGNPTNLPTVTLAPPNSVRVGQSAFAIGSPFGLQGTLTVGIVSRIDRDRNVIQTDAAINPGNSGGPLLNSAGQVIGVNTSIFTTGDNGGSVGIGFAIPTDAVQTFLASVRSGTATASAPADRTSREPAPIALGATVQGQLNDTSNVLPDGSFYNPYRFEGQAGQTVTIAMNSQEVDPYLILLASDRDDFSVQDDDSGGDLSARISVQLPYTGSYIILANSYGQGEAGRYQLQLSQSGGGQGGPTQTAPSGALLRQQGNLGPDDDTLQDGSYYQEFSFRGRAGQRVRLRLESPDFDTYLILLDEGRNRLAENDDASPDNTNSELAVTLPSDGTYSVIVNSFEAGDRGRFLLTVE
- a CDS encoding PAS domain S-box protein — its product is MAEVDDLRRLVQQLQTENADLQRQVATLRKAGHNQCQVLPQDNGNGKSQPISNCLQPQISDPFQDFVTYAPILAWITDAQGMMTYANPDWLAMVDLTEQEAVGQSVEALFPAALAQNYLQNNKWVLEHQTVLETIEQAPLPDGTIHTYLVRKFPMQAIGATSTLVGGIGVDITELKQTEAALRDSEARWQFAIEGSGDGLWDWNTQTNEVFFSHQWKAMLGYADDEIGSSMDERNSRLHPADKGQCYADLEKHFDGETPVYQKEYRLRCKDGSYKWILDRGKVMERDADGKPLRVIGTHKDISERKQAEIHQQQLTIILRESEATNRAIVEAIPDLLLRVGRDGTCFSFLPPADVAAGTFLPVQNNLSEVLPPKLFDHQLQRIECALSTGELQTWEHQFEKHGQLCHEEVRLAPCGTDQCLVIVRDVSDRKQIELKLQTTAEELDRFFSVSLDLLCIGDTSGYFHRLSGQWQRTLGYSAQEMQGTRYIDYVHPEDIDATLAALSSLTQQQEILNFVNRYRCRNGSYRWIEWRSVPVGHLVYGAARDISDRIQAETELQNTKDQLDLVLQASAEGYWDWNLVTGEIYFSPQWKAMLGYADHELANSFAAWESVIFAEDRAAVRQLVDDYTSGRSDQFSITQRFHHKDGSTVHILSRAIRQKNTAGQVIRVVGSHLDVTAMVTIQAALQTSKMQLSSVLNSSLDGIMAFKAVRDESGIIVDFEWLLSNPAACKMAKRNAAYLIGKRLLDEMPGNKTDGLFDLYVQVTESGDPVRRQFHYNHDGIHSWFENMAVQLGDGFAVTFSDITPLKRSEHDLQQVNQQLATRVDELNQHTQQMRLLSEMSDFLQACLTAKDAYQSLGVLVAPLFPGSSGSIFMLTNAVDYCVEQVATWGAQRASATEFIPPDCCILGRERLHQIDHDCLSLGCGQAESTHALTTLCIPLLAQSQTLGLFYLSASELSQPVQQLARTVAEQIALALANLHLRETLQQQSIRDPLTGLFNRRYLEETLTREVQRAQRQCHTIGVIMLDIDHFKQFNDTYGHDAGDRVLETVGQLLRDSVRGSDVACRYGGEEMLLILPESPPEATMARAEEIRQALGLIQISYSGLILNPLSASLGVASFPGHGWQAVDVLKAADDALYQAKSQGRNQVVGATVPAAKVAEETGAPLPRDIS